From Carettochelys insculpta isolate YL-2023 chromosome 3, ASM3395843v1, whole genome shotgun sequence, a single genomic window includes:
- the PPM1B gene encoding protein phosphatase 1B isoform X1: MGAFLDKPKTDKHNAHGAGNGLRYGLSSMQGWRVEMEDAHTAVVGIPHGLEDWSFFAVYDGHAGSRVANYCSAHLLEHITNNDDFRASEKPGSALEPSVENVKSGIRTGFLKIDEYMRNFSDLRNGMDRSGSTAVGVMISREHIYFINCGDSRAVLYRNGQVCFSTQDHKPCNPREKERIQNAGGSVMIQRVNGSLAVSRALGDYDYKCVDGKGPTEQLVSPEPEVYEILRAEEDEFIILACDGIWDVMSNEELCEFVKSRLEVSDDLEKVCNWVVDTCLHKGSRDNMSIVLVCFSNAPKVSDEAVKKDADLDKHLESRVEEIMEKSGEEGMPDLAHVMRILSAENIPNLPPGGGLAGKRNVIEAVYNRLNPHRENDGDPGEPDQSGTQGKLVEALRQMRINHRGNYRHLLEEMLTSYRLAKIQGEECTAEPATTCTSDDHAGPSDPVADTQTESESHLAEIHSFNEDSGTNEMSDEQV; this comes from the exons ATGGGTGCATTCTTGGATAAACCAAAAACTGATAAACATAATGCTCATGGTGCAGGGAATGGCTTGCGTTATGGCCTCAGCAGTATGCAGGGATGGAGAGTGGAAATGGAAGATGCTCACACTGCTGTTGTAGGTATTCCCCATGGCTTAGAGGACTGGTCTTTTTTTGCTGTATATGATGGTCATGCAGGATCCCGTGTGGCAAATTACTGTTCAGCGCACTTATTAGAGCACATCACCAACAATGATGATTTTAGGGCATCAGAAAAGCCTGGATCAGCTCTTGAGCCTTCAGTGGAAAATGTCAAGAGTGGAATCAGAACTGgctttttgaaaattgatgaataTATGCGCAATTTTTCAGACCTCAGAAATGGAATGGACAGGAGTGGCTCAACAGCAGTGGGCGTTATGATTTCACGTGAGCATATATACTTTATCAACTGTGGTGATTCACGTGCTGTTCTCTATAGAAATGGACAAGTGTGTTTTTCAACACAGGATCACAAACCTTGCAACCCAAGGGAGAAAGAGCGAATCCAGAATGCAGGAGGTAGTGTAATGATTCAGCGTGTTAATGGTTCATTGGCAGTTTCTCGAGCTCTGGGCGACTATGACTACAAATGTGTTGATGGCAAAGGCCCTACAGAGCAGCTTGTTTCTCCAGAGcctgaggtttatgaaattttaAGAGCGGAAGAAGATGAATTTATCATCTTAGCTTGTGATGGAATCTGGGATGTAATGAGCAATGAAGAGCTCTGTGAATTTGTTAAGTCTAGGCTTGAAGTATCAGATGACCTGGAAAAAGTGTGCAATTGGGTGGTGGATACTTGTTTACATAAG GGAAGTCGTGATAACATGAGTATTGTACTAGTATGTTTTTCAAATGCTCCTAAAGTCTCAGATGAGGCAGTGAAAAAAGATGCTGATCTGGATAAGCACTTGGAATCACGGGTTGAAG aaattatgGAGAAGTCGGGtgaggaaggaatgcctgatCTTGCTCATGTAATGCGCATTTTATCTGCTGAGAATATCCCAAATTTGCCACCTGGGGGTGGTCTAGCGGGAAA GCGTAATGTTATAGAAGCTGTGTATAACAGGCTGAATCCACACAGAGAGAATGATGGG GACCCAGGCGAACCTGACCAAAGTGGAACACAGGGGAAATTGGTGGAAGCTCTCAGGCAAATGAGAATTAATCATAGGGGCAACTACCGCCATCTTCTGGAGGAGATGCTGACTAGTTACAGGCTAGCTAAAATACAGGGAGAAGAATGCACTGCTGAACCAGCTACAACATGTACTTCTGATGATCATGCTGGACCCAGTGACCCAGTGGCAGACACCCAAACAGAATCTGAGAGTCATCTTGCTGAAATACACAGCTTTAATGAAGATTCAGGGACAAATGAGATGAGTGATGAACAGGtgtaa
- the PPM1B gene encoding protein phosphatase 1B isoform X2 → MGAFLDKPKTDKHNAHGAGNGLRYGLSSMQGWRVEMEDAHTAVVGIPHGLEDWSFFAVYDGHAGSRVANYCSAHLLEHITNNDDFRASEKPGSALEPSVENVKSGIRTGFLKIDEYMRNFSDLRNGMDRSGSTAVGVMISREHIYFINCGDSRAVLYRNGQVCFSTQDHKPCNPREKERIQNAGGSVMIQRVNGSLAVSRALGDYDYKCVDGKGPTEQLVSPEPEVYEILRAEEDEFIILACDGIWDVMSNEELCEFVKSRLEVSDDLEKVCNWVVDTCLHKGSRDNMSIVLVCFSNAPKVSDEAVKKDADLDKHLESRVEEIMEKSGEEGMPDLAHVMRILSAENIPNLPPGGGLAGKRNVIEAVYNRLNPHRENDGGAGDLEDPW, encoded by the exons ATGGGTGCATTCTTGGATAAACCAAAAACTGATAAACATAATGCTCATGGTGCAGGGAATGGCTTGCGTTATGGCCTCAGCAGTATGCAGGGATGGAGAGTGGAAATGGAAGATGCTCACACTGCTGTTGTAGGTATTCCCCATGGCTTAGAGGACTGGTCTTTTTTTGCTGTATATGATGGTCATGCAGGATCCCGTGTGGCAAATTACTGTTCAGCGCACTTATTAGAGCACATCACCAACAATGATGATTTTAGGGCATCAGAAAAGCCTGGATCAGCTCTTGAGCCTTCAGTGGAAAATGTCAAGAGTGGAATCAGAACTGgctttttgaaaattgatgaataTATGCGCAATTTTTCAGACCTCAGAAATGGAATGGACAGGAGTGGCTCAACAGCAGTGGGCGTTATGATTTCACGTGAGCATATATACTTTATCAACTGTGGTGATTCACGTGCTGTTCTCTATAGAAATGGACAAGTGTGTTTTTCAACACAGGATCACAAACCTTGCAACCCAAGGGAGAAAGAGCGAATCCAGAATGCAGGAGGTAGTGTAATGATTCAGCGTGTTAATGGTTCATTGGCAGTTTCTCGAGCTCTGGGCGACTATGACTACAAATGTGTTGATGGCAAAGGCCCTACAGAGCAGCTTGTTTCTCCAGAGcctgaggtttatgaaattttaAGAGCGGAAGAAGATGAATTTATCATCTTAGCTTGTGATGGAATCTGGGATGTAATGAGCAATGAAGAGCTCTGTGAATTTGTTAAGTCTAGGCTTGAAGTATCAGATGACCTGGAAAAAGTGTGCAATTGGGTGGTGGATACTTGTTTACATAAG GGAAGTCGTGATAACATGAGTATTGTACTAGTATGTTTTTCAAATGCTCCTAAAGTCTCAGATGAGGCAGTGAAAAAAGATGCTGATCTGGATAAGCACTTGGAATCACGGGTTGAAG aaattatgGAGAAGTCGGGtgaggaaggaatgcctgatCTTGCTCATGTAATGCGCATTTTATCTGCTGAGAATATCCCAAATTTGCCACCTGGGGGTGGTCTAGCGGGAAA GCGTAATGTTATAGAAGCTGTGTATAACAGGCTGAATCCACACAGAGAGAATGATGGG GGTGCTGGAGATCTAGAAGATCCGTGGTAG